In the Populus trichocarpa isolate Nisqually-1 chromosome 1, P.trichocarpa_v4.1, whole genome shotgun sequence genome, tatccttaatttttagttaataaatcCGAAGAATAATAGTTTATATAAAACCTAAACTTTGAAATCATGTGAAATCTTAAAtgttaaaacaatatcattttaaaaaataaaaaatcaaaccaactAGGTCAACTATTATCTAAGTTAGAACAAGTATAGATTTATCTGCTAAgccaagtttaatttttaggtGTCCCCGTGAGTTTTCACCGGACTTGATGTGAACTAAATATATATGGACATCACCAAGATTTCCATGAGATTATAAAAAATGCAGAGTCATCATCGAAAACCTTTAATATCCAATTAACTGGCGGATAGTTGAACAAAAAATCGGACCATACcgttccatatatatatatatatatatatatatatatatatatatatatatatattaatgtgtaGCAGAAGCAGTTTCACAACCTCATGTATGTCAGTTCTTGTAATAAACAAGGAAGACTAATGTGCTGCAAGATGATTTCTAGATTCAGACAACTGCAAACTGAATTCATCTCTTATTGTTCTAGCAAAATACAAGGGAATTGCCACACGAAAGCAAGGCTGCTCGAAgtttttcttcaacttgttgTTGCGCCAGGCAACTTTCTTAGAGGTCCTCCGGGCCATTAATTTCCTGGGCACAGAAAAACTTGATAACTCCATAGCGAGCCAATACAAAGAATGTTTTAATTGTGATAAATCATGCAAGTGTAGTATCTTACCTTGTTCTGAAGAACGACTCCATCTGGTATTTCCAATTTCACACCAGATTTCACCGCGATACTCACTTTTCCCTGCAGAGGTGATGGAACAGAATGGAAAACGTCAGTCATGAAGGTTTTTACAGAGAAAGACAAAGGTAACAAAACTATAATTACATGCAACACGTTAACATGACGGAATTTATATAAGTCGCAAGCTGTTGAGAATCAATACAAGGCCAGACATAGAGCTTAGTGGTCACTGAAAGATCTCTCTATACAGTAAAAACAATCATCTATGGCCATTATCATACAGAAAGAAGTATCAACACCCAGCTAAGGAAAAACACTTCCAAAATGATGTTAAGCGCAAAGTTCATTAATGGTTTTTGTAGAATGAGCACAGGATAAAAAGGGTCATTACTCATTAGCAAGGAGATTGGGAGTATAGTGAGTAAACAGAACTTGAACCAGAGAGGGAGCATGTTAGAATACTATATACtataatattcaaatattatgtAATAATTGCTAGAGTTTCTTGAGGTCCAATCCAATGGAATGTTATTGTCATTTATATTAGGAAGTAGAGTTGTATATAAGCACGACAAAATGGAAATACAAACAATTAATATGAAAAGCTTCTCTCAATATTTGCATCTATCTTTAATTTATCACATAAAATTATCCACAACGAAGGGAAAAAAATCGATAGCATAAATTAAGATCTTAGTGTTATTAAACCAAAGAGACAATGAAAAAGATGATGACTTTGTTTCAAATCCTAAGACCTCAGTTTTGATTTATGTTAACGTAAAGACAAATTTTGATTAGGTAAATTAGGAACGGAATGGTTAGGTTAGGTAAGTCAAAAAGATCATCAAAAGAAACGACTCCGATTTGAGCAATTTGAAAACACTCACCCGctgcatagttttaaaactcggcaAAGCTTATTCAAAACTAGAATTTAactgagttaaaaaaataaaattaattttttataagatatagttaaaaaccGGGTTAcaaccaattaattatttattttattttttaacaaaaataatattattttattttataaaaaaataattaattaagagttGAACtccaataatttaattattaatccgGTCAAAACTCGATAATCtgatgaaaataataacttgAGCTTTGAGCTGGGTTTACCAACAGACCCGTTTTATAAACTATGCCACCACCTACTTGAGAAACAACTCGCGTTACCCATAAAAAATTCGAGAACAACTCCTCTCCAGAATCCGAGCCCGTTATACCGTTTCTAGCCTCTAAATCGGGTCACAAAATCAGAATGGGTGTGGCAGCAAAAATCGCACCGTCGATGTTATCATCGGATTTCGCCAATTTGGCATCGGAAGCTCAGCGAATGCTCGATTGCGGCGCCGATTGGCTTCACATGGACATCATGGTACGACTctacattaaaacaaaaaacgaaATCTATGGATTTTTCTTagtattgatttaattatttttgacaaagaaactgattggtttcttttttataattattgtgTTTGCAGGATGGGTATAACCTCAATTATTGTCTCCTTCAAAAACCGTTTATCCTTAATTACTGCAAACTTATGTTCCTCTTTGTATTATCTCTGTTACTTAAGGTTGTtgggtctttttttcttttaagctttggtttaaatatttggGAGCTTAAAGTTTGCAGCTTTCATTCCATAATGagtgaaaaaattgatttttgttaaataatgtgTTAATTGATTGAGGCCATTGTTATTGCAAGGGGAAAAAGACTGGTTCTTTTGTTTGCGATTTCATTAGAAAGAAAGCTAGTTCACTGCAAAATGGAACATGggttattaaaaaagtattatggtTATAGAAAGTAATATAGAAACAGGTGAGATCATAATGGAACAAAGGAGTGATAAGTGATAACACATGTTTAGGGcagaagacttttttttttggtgcgtGTGCAGGCTTTCACTTAATGAATTTTGCGTGTTATACGTGATTTTAGAGCTTAGTTGGATGGTTttgttgtttgaaaatgtggttgTTATCTTGTTCTTGTATGGAATTCGCTTAAAACACTAGAAAAGCTTTGTTATGTTTGTTGATGTTTCTGCATTGGCTTTTTTCATACTGTTATTGTTGAATTGGTAtatgttcttttgttgttttatcaTAGGCACTTTGTCCCTAACCTAACAATTGGTGCTCCAGTCATTGAGAGTTTGAGAAAACACACAAAGTAAGATCTTTTATAGCCTTTGCTTAAGcttgttatttcaattttggcACACCGGCATTTTGCAGAGTGTGACGAGCAATGTTATTGTTTCATTTAGGGCATATTTGGATTGTCACCTTATGGTCACGAATCCTCTTGATTATGTGGAGCCTTTGGGCAAAGCTGGCGCTTCAGGATTCACGTTTCATGTTGAGGTATCCAGAGGTTGGTTATCATGCTGTTCACATTGTTCTTATTTCTCATGTAGCCTACCTGTTTTCACTTATACCgggtttttttttggcagaTAATTGGGGAGATCTTGTCCAGAGAATCAAATCAAAGGGCATGAGGCCTGGTGTATCATTAAAACCCGGTACGCCGATTGAAGAAGTTTATCCTTTGGTATGAAATTTTTACTCTGATATGTTGCAACAAAATAATGAATAGCTTTTAGccttttactttgttttcagttttttttgttttgcaagttAGCTAGACTTATGTTGAGCAACACGAATATGGGAATTGTTGTGATGTATAAGGTATATGTCGTTCATAACTTACAGGTTGAAGGTGAAAATCCTGTGGAAATGGTCCTTGTTATGACTGTAGAACCTGGATTTGGTGGACAGAAGTTCATGCCAGAAACGATGGATAAGGTATCATGAAATACCTTTGTTGCTCATTGCAATATCATGTAGCTGCCCTGCCTTCTTGTTTGCAGTAACTTTGTTCATTTCCTATTATTAGGTACGGACTCTAAGGAAGAAGTATCCATCACTTGATATAGAGGTGAGTGGATCGCTATTTGTTGTCTATAATTCAGCATTAGCACGACAAGTCCATCTCATGAGAAATATCAGATGCCTTTTACTTATCTCCATGAACACTGATTAAAACACATGAAACTTTGGCTTGCAGGTAGATGGTGGTTTAGGGCCTTCAACAATTGACATGGCAGCTTCAGCTGGAGCAAACTGCATTGTGGCAGGAAGTTCAGTGTTTGGAGCTCCTGATTCAGCCCAAGTAATATCTCTCCTGAGAAAGAGTGTTGAGGAAGTTCAGAAAAACAACTGATACTGGTAGATACAAGACTTTTCAGCATTGCATGTTTAAGGAATATATGTCGTTGTTCTGTTTGGCATTTTGGAATTCATAAAATGGCATCTTTATCTCCTCTTTTCAAGTCTACCCATCTCGTTAACACTGTAAGAAGTGTACACAACTATGTACGATAATGAGATCCATGGAGGGTCTGAATTAAGTTAATAAATGCATGTGCCTTTCACAacataatttccaataaattttttcaataaatcctTATTTACAGCTTCCAATTTGTGGCTCTTATATTTAAAATGGTGCCAGAATCCTTGAGTCTGATATTCGGGTACCAAAATgtcttgcattttttttgtttaaccgGACTATTCTATTAGATTGGATTGCTACCTTATACGCTATCTTCAAGTTTTGTCAACTGCCTTAGCAGGGAGTTGtactgttatatatatatatatatatatatatatatagtaatggaGGTGCACTGCTGATGTtggattatgataatttttttgaaacaatCTTAATTTAaggaataagaagaaaatgtaTATCATCATACAGATTAGATGAATCATATTTATCAAGGTATCAATTGAGGCTTTCACATATTTCCAGTTGCTCTTTTACCAGTTTACAGCATCTACACATCTATTTGGTCGGAAGGATGAAGATAGAGACAAGGAAAGGGAGGAGAATGGTAAGaggatgaaagtaaaatgtcTAATCTGGTACTCCTTCCCTTCTGATTTGTTCAGTGACCGTGAggagttaaaaagaaaaggagcttGAGAGGGCAAACCCTTTCTTCTAGCTTACCCGTCCATCTCTCCTTTTCTACCCTAACACATAAACTTGCAATTAATGACAATAAGTCTTCAATTTCTCTACTGCAAAACGCATCTAAGTTTTAAGACAAATAAACCATGAAACATTGTTGTTTTTCTCTCTGGCATGTGCTACGTTTGAGATCCTTTACAGAAGTGGCAAAATAAAGGACAGAAAAATTGCTTTCCGAGCTGATTTTCTAGATTAGATTTCCTTCCTACCCTGTATCTGTtgtctctccttttcttctcccaGATTAGATTTCCCTTGAATTAATAATTTCCACCGATTCAAAGCTAATTGTCTAGATTCCACTCACACGTGCTGTAGCATTTCTGACTTGATCTTGTTAGTATTGCACGTGGGAGACCTTGGTACATGCTCATCGAGAAGCAACCCTTCACGTCCCTCGGCCAAAGCATGTTCCAAATATAAAACTGTATGcatagttttcttctttttattaacaacaaaatCAGTGACCAGCACGTGTTATCACGTGCTTGTTCGAACCCTCTGCTTTCGGTCCATTCAAGCTCGGACACTTTTTAAACCATAACGAGCAAAAGGGACATTAGCAGGGAGTTTGTTATCTCGGGAGGTTACACAGCCATCtccttatctttttcttcataCACAGagtcgtttttttttaacaagccGGATTAATTTGGGTATCCGGTGGTTTCTTGTCGGATGAAGAAGTCCTCCACTCAACCTGATCCAATCAAGTTGGAGATAAATATAGGTGATAAATCTAAACATTCCTAGTCGGAGATGGAAGGATCAATCTAGCTCCGATCAAATCCACTGtgattactatttttatcaCCAATAAATGTAATGAAGgtaactaaaactaaaactaagaTTTGGAAAGCAGAAGAATTTTTGGTACTTGGGCTAAAAGTGAAACACGTCATTATAGCTCCGATCAAATCCACTGTAATCCTAAAGTCTCTTGACATTGACATGCCA is a window encoding:
- the LOC112327520 gene encoding ribulose-phosphate 3-epimerase, cytoplasmic isoform isoform X2, translating into MGVAAKIAPSMLSSDFANLASEAQRMLDCGADWLHMDIMDGHFVPNLTIGAPVIESLRKHTKAYLDCHLMVTNPLDYVEPLGKAGASGFTFHVEVSRDNWGDLVQRIKSKGMRPGVSLKPGTPIEEVYPLVEGENPVEMVLVMTVEPGFGGQKFMPETMDKVRTLRKKYPSLDIEVDGGLGPSTIDMAASAGANCIVAGSSVFGAPDSAQVISLLRKSVEEVQKNN
- the LOC112327520 gene encoding ribulose-phosphate 3-epimerase, cytoplasmic isoform isoform X1 codes for the protein MGITSIIVSFKNRLSLITANLCSSLYYLCYLRHFVPNLTIGAPVIESLRKHTKAYLDCHLMVTNPLDYVEPLGKAGASGFTFHVEVSRDNWGDLVQRIKSKGMRPGVSLKPGTPIEEVYPLVEGENPVEMVLVMTVEPGFGGQKFMPETMDKVRTLRKKYPSLDIEVDGGLGPSTIDMAASAGANCIVAGSSVFGAPDSAQVISLLRKSVEEVQKNN